In Synechococcus sp. Nb3U1, one DNA window encodes the following:
- a CDS encoding DUF4394 domain-containing protein, producing the protein MRKLLVSVAAGGLALCGCSSGHSSPMAMMPSQADLVALSSGNRLTLIRSTDASVQGSLRVTGVNGNLISIDVRPANGALYALSDTNILYTLNLQTGAAVVASTLSVPFTAGTLSGIDFNPVPDRLRLVGSNGQNFRINVDTGQVIQDGILAFGSGELQGSPPAITAAAYTNSVAGSQSTQLLNLDGERNLLVLQNPPNDGILTPIGALGVNFGPVGGFDIRTDGSGMNTGFAIGGSTLYQIDLGSGRATALGNLPGGPFFGLAAL; encoded by the coding sequence ATGCGCAAACTCCTGGTTTCTGTAGCAGCCGGTGGCTTGGCTCTTTGCGGCTGTAGCAGTGGTCATTCTTCTCCGATGGCCATGATGCCCTCACAGGCCGATTTGGTGGCTTTGAGCAGCGGCAATCGCCTAACTTTGATTCGCTCCACGGATGCCTCGGTGCAGGGATCCCTGAGGGTGACGGGGGTGAACGGCAACTTGATCAGCATCGATGTGCGCCCCGCCAATGGTGCCCTCTACGCCCTTAGCGATACCAACATCCTCTACACCCTCAACCTGCAAACCGGTGCCGCCGTCGTCGCCAGTACGCTGTCGGTTCCGTTCACAGCAGGCACCCTTTCTGGCATAGATTTCAATCCTGTTCCGGATCGGTTGCGGCTGGTGGGATCCAACGGTCAGAACTTCCGCATCAACGTCGATACCGGCCAAGTGATTCAGGATGGAATCTTGGCTTTTGGTTCAGGGGAACTCCAGGGATCCCCACCGGCTATTACTGCGGCTGCCTACACCAACAGCGTGGCCGGATCCCAATCGACGCAGTTGTTGAATCTCGATGGCGAGCGCAATCTGCTGGTCTTGCAGAACCCCCCCAATGACGGCATCCTCACCCCGATTGGAGCTTTGGGAGTAAATTTCGGCCCTGTGGGCGGATTTGACATTCGCACCGATGGCAGTGGCATGAATACTGGCTTTGCCATCGGGGGATCCACCCTTTACCAGATTGACCTGGGTTCGGGTCGGGCGACTGCCTTGGGTAACCTGCCGGGTGGGCCCTTCTTCGGGTTAGCAGCTCTGTAA
- a CDS encoding DUF2839 domain-containing protein — protein MGEAKRRKTRDTQNPDQELVFPQLKDIPLTKRQARTIYNWTTRGAWAGIILLAIFWVVVRFVGPTFGWWHLVG, from the coding sequence ATGGGCGAAGCTAAGCGCCGTAAAACCCGCGACACCCAGAATCCTGACCAAGAGTTGGTGTTTCCCCAACTGAAGGATATTCCCCTCACCAAAAGGCAAGCGCGCACGATCTACAATTGGACAACCCGTGGAGCCTGGGCGGGCATCATTCTGCTGGCGATTTTTTGGGTCGTGGTAAGATTCGTAGGCCCAACCTTTGGCTGGTGGCATTTGGTTGGTTAA
- a CDS encoding anti-sigma factor domain-containing protein, producing MKAESVSPEELQLWLAGYVLGDLSPEEAEGLQIILKQQPQLQQELDALQQALEIAHAVEEMQPSPTLRASLLQAQAELARQPLPTPMRHGSRFSPVGALAAGLIVALGLGNFYLWHRLQVAQVQPGAVLTYELQPTAETLTGSVTVQVDPGRLQGSLVARDLPPLPEGRVYALWVVLEPGAPFTTDEAGAILTQAFRVDKAGNLEQEIRLPPVFQSVEWVRAVAITEEEESRPQAHQGSPLWIAS from the coding sequence ATGAAAGCAGAATCGGTATCTCCAGAAGAGCTGCAACTGTGGCTGGCTGGCTACGTCCTCGGAGATCTCTCTCCGGAGGAAGCAGAAGGTTTGCAGATCATCTTGAAGCAGCAACCGCAACTGCAACAGGAGCTGGACGCTCTCCAACAGGCCCTAGAAATCGCCCACGCTGTCGAAGAGATGCAACCATCCCCAACTCTACGGGCCTCCCTGTTGCAGGCCCAAGCTGAATTAGCCCGTCAGCCTTTGCCAACTCCCATGCGTCATGGATCTCGATTCAGTCCCGTGGGAGCTTTGGCTGCTGGGTTGATCGTGGCTTTGGGATTGGGGAATTTTTATCTTTGGCACAGGCTACAGGTGGCGCAGGTTCAGCCAGGAGCGGTTTTGACCTATGAGTTGCAGCCTACTGCCGAAACGCTCACCGGTTCTGTGACTGTGCAAGTGGATCCAGGTCGCTTACAGGGAAGCTTGGTGGCCCGAGATTTACCCCCCCTGCCCGAAGGTCGGGTTTATGCCCTTTGGGTGGTGTTAGAACCTGGAGCCCCCTTCACCACCGATGAGGCCGGGGCCATTCTCACCCAAGCCTTTCGCGTGGATAAGGCCGGAAATCTAGAGCAAGAGATCCGTCTGCCGCCCGTGTTTCAATCAGTGGAGTGGGTACGGGCCGTGGCTATTACCGAAGAAGAGGAGAGTCGTCCCCAAGCCCATCAGGGCTCCCCACTGTGGATAGCCAGTTAG
- a CDS encoding carbon-nitrogen hydrolase family protein codes for MRPYLAAAIQMTSIPNLATNLQQAEEWIDFAVRQGCELVTLPENFAFMGPEAEKTRLAQEISERAEAFLSKMAQRYQVFVFGGGYPVPDQQGRIYNTAALYDPDGKEISRYRKIHLFDVNLPDGNTYRESSTVVSGDELVTCEHEQLGHLGLSVCYDVRFPELYRSLVDRGAQILLVPAAFTAYTGRDHWQILLQCRAIENTCYVIAPAQVGNHYERRQCHGHAMILDPWGVILADAGGEKPGVAIAEIDPERLQSVRRQMPSIQHRRLACAVTR; via the coding sequence ATGCGCCCCTATCTGGCAGCCGCCATCCAGATGACCAGCATTCCCAACTTAGCCACCAATTTGCAGCAGGCGGAAGAGTGGATTGATTTTGCGGTGCGGCAGGGGTGTGAGCTAGTAACGTTGCCAGAAAACTTTGCTTTTATGGGGCCAGAAGCTGAGAAAACCCGCCTTGCTCAAGAAATCTCGGAGCGGGCCGAAGCCTTTTTGAGCAAAATGGCTCAGCGCTATCAAGTGTTTGTCTTTGGAGGAGGATATCCTGTCCCGGATCAGCAGGGCAGAATCTACAATACTGCTGCTCTCTACGATCCTGATGGCAAGGAAATCTCTCGCTATCGCAAAATTCATTTATTTGATGTCAATTTACCCGATGGCAACACCTACCGTGAGTCCAGCACAGTGGTCAGTGGTGATGAATTGGTAACTTGTGAGCACGAGCAATTGGGACACCTCGGATTGTCAGTCTGTTACGACGTGCGCTTCCCGGAGTTGTACCGCTCTTTGGTGGATCGGGGGGCCCAGATTTTGCTCGTTCCTGCTGCCTTTACCGCCTACACTGGGCGAGATCACTGGCAAATTTTGCTGCAATGCCGAGCGATTGAGAATACTTGCTATGTGATTGCTCCTGCCCAAGTGGGCAACCACTACGAACGGCGACAATGCCACGGCCATGCCATGATTTTGGATCCCTGGGGGGTGATCCTGGCGGATGCAGGCGGCGAAAAACCGGGGGTGGCGATTGCCGAAATTGACCCGGAGCGCCTTCAGTCGGTACGGCGGCAAATGCCCTCGATACAACATCGTCGCCTGGCCTGTGCGGTCACCCGTTGA
- a CDS encoding sigma-70 family RNA polymerase sigma factor, with translation MKFEGNKTQGSLQENTDAEVFLALKAGQPQALAILYDRHVGLVYGIAYKVLGNAAEAEDLTQDIFLNLTHSSFDPQRGSLRTYLGILVRSRCLDRLRSWRNRQRSLERGKVELQAQGSFSRDPSLEQLSQTERLEEVQTALAELSESQRQILKMAYYEGMSQSEIAKQLNLPLGTVKARARRGLLRLRQRLDPKMGGPS, from the coding sequence ATGAAGTTTGAGGGTAACAAGACCCAGGGATCCCTGCAGGAGAATACCGATGCAGAGGTATTTCTGGCCCTGAAAGCGGGGCAGCCGCAGGCTTTAGCAATTCTCTATGATCGACATGTGGGCCTGGTGTACGGGATTGCCTACAAGGTGCTGGGCAATGCTGCCGAAGCCGAGGATCTCACCCAAGATATTTTCTTGAACCTGACCCATTCCTCCTTCGACCCCCAACGGGGATCCCTGCGCACTTATCTGGGCATCCTGGTGCGCTCCCGCTGTTTGGATCGGCTGCGATCCTGGCGCAATCGGCAGCGGTCTTTGGAACGGGGCAAAGTGGAATTACAGGCCCAAGGCAGTTTCAGCAGGGATCCCTCCCTAGAGCAACTTTCGCAAACGGAGCGGCTGGAAGAAGTGCAAACGGCTTTGGCAGAGCTATCCGAAAGTCAACGACAAATCTTAAAAATGGCCTACTACGAAGGCATGAGCCAATCCGAGATCGCCAAGCAATTGAATCTGCCCTTAGGCACGGTCAAGGCTAGAGCTAGGCGGGGGCTGTTGCGGCTGCGGCAACGGTTGGATCCCAAAATGGGAGGCCCCTCATGA
- a CDS encoding GntR family transcriptional regulator, protein MTAVKPVLASLAGIPRTTQATVTEQLRRAILSGALPGGSRLTQAELANAFQVSITPVRDPLPS, encoded by the coding sequence ATGACTGCTGTCAAACCTGTGCTTGCTTCCTTGGCCGGGATCCCGCGCACCACCCAAGCCACCGTCACCGAGCAGTTGCGGCGGGCCATTTTATCGGGGGCATTACCAGGGGGATCCCGACTGACCCAGGCGGAACTGGCCAATGCCTTTCAGGTCAGCATTACTCCGGTACGGGATCCCCTGCCAAGCTGA